One Halovivax ruber XH-70 genomic region harbors:
- a CDS encoding DNA methyltransferase, with the protein MDEGDRHRQSRLFTDDDGSFDESRAREEALPVEDGEVIDTDELADHQTYLEGRGIYDERNRVNDLTGREWKYATKSVITDRYPPDLQHDLRSEHGGQKPPRLCTDLIERFSSAGDRVLDPFAGVGGTLLGASLCEYEGTGRRTAIGFEQTERWIDVYETALERENADRRARGEPPLAEQDIRHGDCTTLIDDLDADSIDLLLTDVPYWHMDDLEQTRNEDNVRESKLDSFDDGEDGTATQWESKADWLADMGEWFASFTDAVKPDGYVVVFIGDMYRDQSYEFLSADLARSIGDAAPLTLKASLVWYDPTKDLHVYGYPFSFVPSMVHQNVLVFRVESTAT; encoded by the coding sequence ATGGACGAGGGCGACCGGCACCGACAGAGTCGGCTGTTCACCGACGACGATGGGTCGTTCGACGAGTCGCGTGCGCGCGAAGAAGCCCTTCCTGTCGAAGACGGTGAGGTCATCGACACGGACGAACTCGCCGATCACCAGACGTACCTGGAGGGTCGGGGGATCTACGACGAACGAAATCGAGTCAACGACCTCACTGGTCGCGAGTGGAAGTACGCGACCAAGTCCGTCATCACGGACCGGTATCCGCCCGACCTCCAGCACGACCTGCGAAGCGAACACGGTGGGCAAAAACCGCCCAGACTGTGTACGGACCTCATCGAGCGATTCAGCTCGGCCGGAGACCGTGTTCTCGATCCCTTCGCCGGTGTCGGCGGCACGCTGCTTGGGGCGAGTCTGTGCGAATACGAAGGGACGGGCCGGCGAACGGCGATCGGCTTCGAACAGACGGAACGCTGGATCGACGTCTACGAGACGGCCCTGGAGCGTGAAAACGCCGATCGACGGGCTCGCGGCGAACCACCGCTTGCCGAACAGGACATCCGCCATGGTGACTGTACGACTCTGATCGATGACCTTGACGCGGATAGCATCGACCTGCTGTTGACCGACGTCCCGTACTGGCACATGGACGACCTGGAACAGACGCGCAACGAGGACAACGTGCGCGAGAGTAAGCTCGATTCGTTCGACGACGGCGAAGACGGGACCGCGACGCAGTGGGAATCGAAGGCCGATTGGCTGGCGGACATGGGCGAGTGGTTCGCGTCGTTCACCGACGCCGTGAAACCGGACGGCTACGTCGTCGTCTTCATCGGCGACATGTATCGCGACCAGTCCTACGAATTTCTCTCCGCGGACCTTGCCCGATCCATCGGCGATGCGGCCCCACTCACACTGAAGGCTTCGCTCGTGTGGTACGACCCGACCAAGGACTTGCACGTCTACGGCTACCCCTTCTCGTTCGTTCCGTCGATGGTCCATCAGAACGTGCTCGTCTTCCGAGTAGAATCCACCGCGACGTGA
- a CDS encoding potassium channel family protein: MHIVIVGYGRVGRRTVRILSTEGHRVTIVDSDPDRVDRATNAGFDAIIGSGDEERVLEEAGIETADAIGAFTPDLNVNFTACMIGDQHGCRTVLRIDEDYREELYDRYAENVDDVVYPERLGAAGAKTALLGGNFNVVTELATDLQLRVVEVEAGSPAIGRRLSELDLPADVRVYAHGGADESLTIPLPGIELASGDELAIIMDDSAVESLRTQFTAA, from the coding sequence ATGCACATTGTTATCGTGGGGTACGGCCGCGTCGGGCGTCGAACGGTGCGTATCCTCTCGACCGAAGGTCACCGGGTTACGATCGTCGATTCCGACCCGGATCGCGTCGACCGGGCGACGAACGCCGGGTTCGACGCAATCATCGGCAGCGGGGACGAGGAACGGGTTCTCGAAGAGGCGGGTATCGAAACGGCCGATGCAATCGGTGCGTTCACCCCGGACCTGAACGTCAACTTCACCGCCTGTATGATCGGTGACCAACACGGCTGTCGAACCGTCCTGCGGATCGACGAGGACTATCGCGAGGAACTGTACGACAGGTACGCCGAGAACGTCGACGACGTCGTCTATCCGGAACGCCTCGGCGCGGCCGGGGCGAAGACCGCACTCCTCGGGGGCAATTTCAACGTCGTGACTGAGCTCGCGACCGACCTGCAGCTACGTGTCGTCGAAGTCGAAGCCGGTTCGCCGGCGATCGGGCGGCGATTGAGCGAACTCGACCTCCCAGCTGATGTCCGCGTCTACGCCCACGGGGGCGCGGACGAATCGCTGACGATTCCGCTTCCCGGCATCGAGCTCGCCTCGGGTGACGAACTGGCGATCATCATGGACGACTCCGCCGTCGAGTCGTTGCGAACCCAGTTTACCGCCGCCTGA
- a CDS encoding DUF7289 family protein: protein MTGRAAVPAEESPPDRAQAEVLGVVLLLGLVAVGSLSLMVVATSAVSDTQSQAETERIEQSFVQLSQTMATATTAGDMPKAVSFDAGESGAITKTDAGTFTIQGGNVNVTRTVGAIEYRHDDGSVVAYQAGGVFAERGNQTRVISNPPISYDPVDETLTLPITDMSESQDLSSGPVRVSTAATDPLREASLVENDTVTLTIQGPYYRGWEEYFRDAAGSGVVDSIDHSKNTVVVKFGYFELDEALDTGATVGGKESKYFHDKHGNIGEYYRQGVLMPEMDPVIDQIIKDSKSDPVADSDNLRMTNGTYYVDEIDGAVDYDVDLTKDDVTLVVGGDVNLDGGDIHVTDRDGKKENVFRIYAGGDKFTLDGEVCVQTGSECEEDATAIQFYGPSTMAVDLGPGSAGTFEGLLYVASNSEQNDWWNNPEGKCGAHHQIHEQANGADFTGSMVAYSVCAQSNGNEFDYDTDLADIDLDAYPDEYSLPPQLTYLNVAVYQMDVDNS, encoded by the coding sequence ATGACCGGACGTGCCGCCGTGCCCGCGGAGGAGTCGCCGCCGGATCGGGCACAGGCAGAGGTTCTCGGAGTCGTGTTACTACTCGGGCTGGTTGCTGTTGGTTCGCTGTCGCTCATGGTGGTTGCAACCAGCGCCGTCTCGGACACCCAGAGCCAGGCAGAGACGGAACGAATCGAGCAATCCTTCGTCCAGCTCAGCCAGACGATGGCGACGGCAACGACGGCCGGCGACATGCCCAAAGCGGTCTCGTTCGACGCGGGTGAGTCCGGCGCGATCACCAAAACGGACGCCGGAACGTTCACGATACAGGGCGGAAACGTCAACGTCACCAGAACGGTCGGGGCGATCGAGTACAGACACGACGACGGAAGCGTCGTCGCCTATCAGGCTGGTGGGGTCTTCGCAGAACGCGGAAATCAGACTCGCGTCATCTCTAACCCACCGATTTCGTACGATCCAGTCGACGAGACGCTCACACTCCCAATCACGGACATGAGCGAGAGCCAGGACCTCTCGTCCGGACCAGTGCGCGTTTCGACGGCAGCCACAGACCCATTACGTGAGGCGAGTCTGGTCGAAAACGACACGGTGACACTGACGATCCAGGGTCCGTACTATCGTGGCTGGGAGGAGTACTTCCGCGATGCCGCCGGTTCCGGCGTCGTCGACTCCATCGATCATAGCAAAAACACCGTCGTCGTCAAATTCGGGTACTTCGAGCTTGACGAAGCACTCGATACAGGAGCGACGGTTGGAGGGAAGGAGTCGAAATACTTCCACGACAAACACGGCAATATCGGGGAATATTACCGACAAGGAGTTCTCATGCCCGAGATGGACCCAGTGATTGACCAAATCATAAAAGACTCAAAATCAGATCCAGTCGCCGACTCTGATAATTTGAGGATGACGAACGGCACCTATTATGTCGACGAAATCGACGGCGCCGTCGATTACGATGTTGACCTTACAAAAGACGACGTTACCCTCGTTGTGGGGGGCGACGTTAATTTAGACGGTGGAGACATACACGTGACGGATAGAGACGGAAAAAAGGAGAACGTATTTCGGATCTATGCTGGCGGAGATAAATTCACATTAGACGGGGAGGTCTGTGTCCAGACTGGTAGCGAATGTGAAGAAGATGCGACGGCTATTCAGTTCTACGGACCATCCACGATGGCAGTCGATCTGGGTCCTGGATCTGCAGGAACATTCGAGGGACTACTGTACGTTGCATCGAACAGCGAGCAGAACGATTGGTGGAACAATCCAGAGGGGAAGTGCGGAGCACACCATCAAATTCACGAACAAGCAAATGGTGCAGATTTCACCGGTTCGATGGTGGCATACTCCGTCTGTGCCCAATCGAACGGAAATGAGTTCGACTACGACACCGATCTTGCAGACATCGACCTAGATGCGTATCCCGACGAGTATTCCCTTCCCCCACAGCTCACGTATCTCAACGTGGCTGTGTACCAAATGGACGTCGATAACAGCTAG
- a CDS encoding vWA domain-containing protein — protein MTHGLGPNRTNGNPPSTGDGCHRRFGRRTNRSISAVLGIVLLFGMVLIGAAVLAVSGMALIDSLQSDSAESQGLNELDQLDHTLTTQGYDSDSVRSFALSDGAYEMVQDGTITITAKGQFAGSETVVDDLALQTISLETDEGQTVGYQAGGVFVGTDDSSRVHSEPALSYETRNATGDASKHLSFSVVDLQGNLSTGENRVEERSRERSRETLENIRYVAGVEIRIENTTYHHAWDTFLSDEFGHSAVTHYEHNQTVVVEADIDHNRPFSQYVNLYPTIYGGLHAGANSPVELSADGLTIDSYDSRDGPYVSGNTTADLFTVDTSELRVTSAADIDGLPVANENLKIQPGASVTPFAFYEDSLLPPSQSSDVLTANFTEPFDTIEPVTDEVTNQAIPNLKANDTALTPNPGPGLYYRDGDATLTHETIDTGSGNTGVHIGVTGDLTMKNVDLTGTGQAHLYVTGDEIDLTNVDVPDHNASSLWIYATENTSITIGDRFEGVVYAPGSDELTIEDGTDIYGSVVGGTPDIGDDVAVHFDESLRSAEALSEEDLNQSWSSTEPNELDVSFVLDSTGSMEWNDPDDLIKPATQNAIGMLTSPYHRAGVYEFDQSGRTLHDISGDLDAVHDSVVANEDGGTDISTGIEHALDRHAAFEDPDREKHMILMTDGENSPVWWGPDPDEKTLDQAERAAANNVTIWTIAFSDNADADLMGEIASITGGESETVEEAADIEDVMEQFLAEVIDEEETIDLDVNLEFDANPRTNHDAFDVETFTFEIEGN, from the coding sequence ATGACTCATGGGTTGGGGCCGAACCGAACGAATGGAAATCCACCATCCACCGGGGACGGGTGCCATCGTCGGTTCGGGAGACGGACGAATCGAAGCATCTCCGCAGTCCTCGGCATCGTTCTCCTGTTCGGGATGGTTCTCATCGGTGCCGCAGTACTCGCTGTCTCAGGGATGGCCCTGATCGATTCGCTGCAATCGGACTCAGCGGAGAGCCAGGGGCTCAACGAACTGGACCAGCTAGATCACACGCTCACGACGCAGGGCTACGATTCCGATAGCGTCCGCTCCTTCGCGCTCTCGGACGGTGCCTACGAGATGGTGCAGGACGGGACGATCACCATCACGGCGAAGGGACAGTTCGCCGGGTCGGAAACGGTCGTCGACGACCTCGCCCTCCAGACGATCAGTCTCGAGACCGACGAGGGCCAGACCGTCGGCTATCAAGCTGGTGGGGTGTTCGTCGGCACCGACGACAGCAGTCGCGTTCACTCAGAGCCAGCCCTCAGCTACGAGACACGGAACGCAACCGGAGACGCATCGAAGCACCTCTCGTTTTCCGTCGTCGACTTGCAAGGAAATCTGAGCACCGGAGAAAACCGGGTCGAAGAACGATCGAGAGAACGCTCTCGAGAGACGCTCGAGAACATTAGATACGTCGCTGGTGTCGAAATCCGCATCGAGAATACGACGTACCACCACGCGTGGGACACCTTCCTCAGCGACGAATTTGGCCACTCGGCAGTTACTCACTACGAACACAACCAGACTGTCGTCGTCGAGGCGGACATCGATCACAACCGTCCGTTCTCACAGTACGTCAATCTCTACCCGACGATATACGGCGGTCTTCACGCTGGTGCCAATTCTCCCGTCGAGCTGAGTGCGGACGGACTCACGATCGACAGTTACGATAGTCGAGACGGACCGTACGTGTCCGGTAACACGACGGCTGACCTCTTCACCGTCGACACGAGTGAGTTGCGAGTGACGTCAGCAGCTGACATCGACGGCCTCCCCGTGGCGAACGAGAATCTCAAAATACAACCGGGGGCGAGCGTCACACCGTTTGCCTTCTACGAAGACTCGCTCTTACCCCCCTCCCAGAGTTCGGACGTTCTGACGGCCAACTTCACGGAGCCGTTCGATACGATCGAACCCGTCACCGACGAGGTGACGAATCAGGCGATTCCGAACCTGAAAGCCAATGATACAGCGCTAACACCCAATCCCGGACCGGGCCTCTACTATCGTGACGGTGACGCAACCCTCACACACGAGACGATCGACACCGGGTCCGGCAACACCGGTGTTCACATCGGCGTCACCGGCGATCTGACGATGAAAAACGTCGACCTGACCGGCACCGGGCAGGCGCACCTCTACGTGACCGGGGACGAAATCGACCTCACCAACGTCGACGTCCCGGACCACAACGCCAGCAGTCTGTGGATCTACGCCACCGAGAACACGTCGATCACGATCGGCGATCGGTTCGAGGGTGTGGTCTACGCTCCGGGGAGTGACGAACTGACGATCGAAGATGGGACGGATATCTACGGCAGCGTCGTCGGCGGGACCCCGGACATCGGCGACGATGTCGCCGTCCACTTCGACGAGTCGCTCAGATCGGCCGAGGCACTGTCGGAAGAGGACCTGAACCAGTCCTGGTCGTCGACCGAACCGAACGAACTCGACGTGAGCTTCGTGCTGGACTCGACCGGATCGATGGAGTGGAACGACCCCGACGATCTCATCAAACCGGCCACGCAGAATGCGATCGGGATGCTAACGTCGCCGTATCATCGTGCTGGCGTCTATGAGTTCGACCAGTCAGGGCGGACGTTACACGACATCAGTGGTGACCTCGACGCCGTGCACGATTCGGTCGTCGCGAACGAGGATGGTGGAACGGACATCAGTACGGGCATCGAACACGCACTCGATCGGCATGCAGCGTTCGAAGATCCCGACCGCGAAAAGCACATGATTCTGATGACCGACGGGGAAAACTCGCCAGTGTGGTGGGGCCCAGATCCAGACGAAAAAACGCTCGACCAAGCAGAACGAGCAGCGGCAAACAATGTCACTATCTGGACGATCGCCTTCTCAGATAACGCCGACGCAGACCTCATGGGAGAAATAGCCTCGATCACTGGTGGCGAAAGCGAAACAGTCGAAGAGGCAGCTGACATCGAAGACGTCATGGAACAATTCCTCGCGGAAGTAATCGACGAAGAGGAGACGATCGACCTCGACGTCAACCTCGAGTTTGACGCAAATCCACGGACCAATCACGACGCGTTCGACGTCGAGACGTTCACGTTCGAGATCGAAGGGAACTGA
- a CDS encoding DUF7289 family protein gives MSPIVGIILLFGLVFIGAAAVATAGIVLMDDIQSTSVAERTEQCTMETNHRIATVIANGGVEELPCDGGQYVDDGTVHLVWHNGSAGQDMLTTFSHSTATIDELGALEYNIEGESYAYQAGGIWKGTGDSINPITGPSFSYQSAANSNTNSAALEINPIVVDGQQSGTTPKQLSRGMNSSDAFADALRAGERNGYTHLTLLVESKYHAGWKSHFDSKMNGSNVAIKSGGALNIDGVNEDQTVAVEISNAIDPEPRFEVVADNGLVGATAAQTDVYAPQAGGGGAGAGGNKLRISAAIENTGVQTGSTTATLKIPGTGITDDVDITNIKPGETETVEFAVNYGNVVSSNMEPGNVYEYNITTEDDYLNKHGSFLYATQEDADLAVENPRVDGKDASSESSPVLANEQNVTLSVDVHNIGGSSVTDAELALSMVVDEAGESDPYNLAGKSYEVDRKYGENATVTWELNRSSLLEAEHEFTVSAVNNASSTTGYFVVENGVDIGDTELRLDPGTQVNATVAGTEMSSASRSYSGEHTVGHPITDRSAGSFTTDENGMSYSFDAPGPDSESDELQMSDDGGWVAPDGTKPDVSVEWNWGWDYSWTWDTDELVWDEDAGYELTWEQGGNWGWTGPTGDDVVIAGKEGETVGEPTGTLPRYDIQWLPGSATLITQPVDENNDPIEEPSPIDGVDWHGTNLNVEKDATRPIYEHSFQTNERVSFQMEASSHMHGGGGFCGPYATETSYEFVDGSVYANEYCAGSGSVNGGDLVNLNADTNTESTNVRVLQDGDQLPDIESGSEWQRDVDELLERDGIDATVRPDGTLDLKENEFIFAFELTHHPEQYNTAPNVPQDISQEDYWNLAHSNDGDPNFNDMIVHVEINPPDVPADFELDGDFHSGSGTTSIGPGSSNGTGGSSSDTDSVDVGSDEIIIG, from the coding sequence GTGTCCCCCATCGTCGGGATTATTCTACTGTTTGGACTGGTGTTCATCGGCGCTGCCGCCGTCGCAACTGCTGGGATTGTACTGATGGACGATATTCAATCGACATCAGTCGCTGAACGGACCGAACAGTGTACGATGGAGACCAACCATCGGATTGCAACGGTGATCGCTAACGGTGGTGTCGAGGAACTCCCGTGTGATGGTGGCCAGTATGTCGACGATGGTACGGTGCACCTCGTCTGGCACAATGGGAGTGCGGGTCAAGATATGCTGACTACGTTCTCTCACTCGACAGCGACGATCGACGAACTAGGTGCCCTCGAATACAATATCGAGGGAGAGTCCTATGCCTATCAGGCAGGAGGCATCTGGAAGGGGACAGGGGACTCCATAAACCCAATTACAGGGCCTTCGTTCTCGTACCAGTCAGCGGCCAATTCAAATACAAATTCCGCAGCACTAGAGATCAACCCGATTGTCGTCGACGGGCAACAAAGTGGAACCACCCCGAAACAACTGTCACGGGGAATGAACAGTAGTGATGCGTTTGCAGATGCTCTGCGTGCCGGCGAACGAAACGGATACACACACCTTACCCTGCTCGTCGAAAGCAAGTACCACGCTGGGTGGAAGAGTCACTTCGACTCTAAGATGAACGGATCGAACGTGGCCATCAAATCTGGTGGTGCACTCAATATCGACGGCGTAAACGAAGACCAAACAGTTGCTGTGGAAATTAGTAACGCGATCGATCCGGAACCTCGATTCGAAGTCGTCGCCGATAACGGATTGGTTGGCGCAACTGCTGCTCAAACAGACGTGTACGCCCCACAGGCTGGTGGAGGGGGAGCCGGTGCCGGAGGTAACAAACTTCGAATTTCGGCGGCAATCGAGAATACCGGCGTCCAGACCGGCAGTACGACAGCAACACTCAAAATCCCAGGAACGGGTATCACTGATGACGTCGATATCACGAATATCAAACCGGGAGAGACGGAAACCGTAGAATTCGCCGTCAACTACGGTAACGTTGTGAGTAGCAACATGGAACCAGGGAACGTCTATGAGTACAATATCACTACTGAAGACGATTACCTCAACAAACACGGTTCGTTCCTCTATGCCACACAAGAAGACGCTGATTTAGCGGTCGAAAACCCACGTGTCGATGGTAAAGATGCTTCGAGTGAATCGTCACCAGTACTGGCTAACGAGCAGAACGTAACCCTGAGCGTCGATGTGCATAATATCGGTGGCTCGTCAGTGACGGATGCCGAACTGGCACTTTCGATGGTGGTTGACGAAGCTGGCGAATCTGATCCGTACAATCTCGCAGGTAAATCCTACGAAGTCGACCGAAAGTACGGGGAGAATGCGACCGTTACGTGGGAACTCAATCGTAGTTCCCTCCTCGAAGCAGAACACGAATTCACTGTCTCGGCCGTTAACAACGCTAGCTCGACGACTGGCTACTTCGTCGTGGAAAACGGTGTCGACATCGGCGACACGGAACTGCGCCTCGACCCGGGGACTCAGGTGAACGCGACGGTAGCTGGGACGGAGATGTCGAGTGCCAGCCGAAGCTACTCGGGAGAACATACGGTCGGCCACCCAATTACCGACAGAAGCGCTGGTTCATTCACGACCGACGAGAACGGTATGTCGTACAGTTTCGATGCACCAGGGCCGGACTCGGAGAGTGATGAACTACAGATGTCCGACGATGGAGGGTGGGTCGCACCGGATGGAACTAAACCGGATGTGTCGGTTGAATGGAATTGGGGTTGGGACTATAGCTGGACCTGGGACACCGATGAGCTCGTCTGGGACGAAGATGCCGGCTACGAGTTGACGTGGGAACAAGGTGGCAACTGGGGCTGGACCGGACCGACTGGTGACGACGTCGTGATCGCCGGGAAAGAAGGGGAGACAGTTGGCGAACCAACCGGGACCCTCCCCCGATATGATATTCAATGGCTCCCGGGAAGCGCGACGCTCATCACGCAGCCGGTGGACGAGAACAACGACCCAATCGAAGAACCGTCACCGATTGACGGTGTCGATTGGCACGGAACAAACCTCAACGTCGAAAAGGACGCGACGAGACCGATTTACGAACACTCGTTCCAGACGAACGAACGAGTGAGTTTCCAGATGGAAGCATCGTCACATATGCACGGCGGTGGCGGCTTCTGTGGACCATACGCAACCGAAACGAGTTACGAGTTCGTAGACGGCAGCGTATATGCGAACGAATACTGTGCAGGCAGTGGCTCCGTAAACGGCGGAGATCTCGTCAACCTCAACGCGGATACCAACACGGAATCGACGAACGTTCGCGTACTCCAGGATGGAGATCAGCTCCCCGACATCGAGTCCGGGAGTGAGTGGCAGCGGGACGTAGACGAACTCCTCGAACGAGACGGAATCGATGCCACGGTTCGACCAGATGGAACACTCGATCTAAAAGAAAATGAGTTCATCTTCGCGTTCGAACTGACGCATCACCCTGAGCAGTACAATACCGCCCCAAACGTTCCCCAGGATATCAGCCAAGAGGATTACTGGAATCTCGCACACAGTAATGACGGCGATCCAAACTTCAACGACATGATCGTCCACGTCGAGATCAACCCGCCAGATGTCCCTGCTGACTTCGAACTCGACGGGGACTTCCACAGCGGTTCGGGGACAACGAGCATCGGTCCCGGTTCATCGAACGGCACAGGCGGTTCCAGCAGCGACACCGATAGCGTGGATGTCGGGTCAGACGAGATCATCATTGGATAG
- a CDS encoding adenylate kinase yields MTDPRILIMGAPGAGKGTQSARITETFDVEHVTTGDALRANKDMDISDLGLEYDTPREYMDQGELVPDEVVNTIVETALIEADGFVLDGYPRNMEQARELEEMTDLDVVLALDVSEDELVDRLTGRRVCEECGTNFHVDFDPPATDGVCDECGGELVQRDDDTEETVKDRLRVYHDNTEPVIEFYDEQDQLARIDGEQTPDEVWDDVKTTIEREATE; encoded by the coding sequence ATGACCGACCCACGGATTCTTATCATGGGCGCGCCAGGCGCCGGGAAGGGAACACAGAGCGCACGTATCACCGAGACGTTCGATGTCGAGCACGTCACGACGGGTGATGCCCTCCGGGCGAACAAGGACATGGACATCTCCGACCTCGGGCTCGAGTACGACACCCCGCGGGAGTACATGGACCAGGGCGAACTCGTCCCCGACGAAGTCGTCAACACGATCGTCGAGACGGCACTCATCGAAGCCGACGGATTCGTCCTCGATGGCTACCCCCGGAACATGGAACAGGCGCGAGAGCTCGAGGAGATGACCGATCTGGACGTCGTCCTCGCCCTCGACGTGAGCGAGGACGAACTGGTCGATCGACTCACCGGCCGTCGCGTCTGTGAAGAGTGCGGGACGAACTTCCACGTCGACTTCGATCCGCCGGCAACCGACGGTGTCTGCGACGAGTGCGGTGGCGAACTCGTCCAGCGCGATGACGACACCGAGGAGACCGTCAAAGACCGCTTGCGTGTCTACCACGACAACACCGAACCGGTCATCGAGTTTTACGACGAACAGGACCAGTTAGCGCGTATCGACGGGGAACAGACACCTGACGAGGTGTGGGACGACGTGAAGACGACGATCGAGCGAGAAGCAACCGAGTAA
- a CDS encoding heme/copper-type cytochrome/quinol oxidase subunit 2 translates to MTRGDVFELIFQVFLGLGTLVGIVVVLYIMYNAYIYRDDEAVDDPKADSRPEVGELPVGGTGGKKLFMSFILSAIIVISLIVWTYGMLLYVEDGPGGIGQGGDIQVQNEEEVDQYHDLTVRASAFSFQYEHNYQGEGGGTQGNELVIPADVPIATNVTGTDVWHTFGISEFRVKADAIPGEYENTWFEADETGVYDTGVQCYELCGSGHSGMNHDLIVVNEELFAAAMDAEAPGDLYSAVESGELSVDATAEEFESYMAAQQSDDEESDGGNNSEGDSGDNNDEGADSPDEGTSNNNEQTNESGGEN, encoded by the coding sequence ATGACACGCGGGGACGTGTTCGAGTTGATTTTCCAGGTCTTCCTGGGGCTCGGCACACTCGTCGGAATCGTCGTCGTTCTGTATATCATGTACAACGCGTACATTTACCGCGACGACGAAGCCGTCGACGATCCCAAAGCGGATAGTCGCCCCGAAGTCGGAGAGTTACCGGTCGGTGGAACGGGCGGAAAGAAACTCTTCATGTCCTTTATCCTCTCGGCGATCATCGTCATCTCGCTGATCGTCTGGACGTACGGCATGCTGCTGTACGTCGAAGATGGACCAGGCGGAATCGGACAGGGAGGAGACATTCAGGTTCAGAACGAAGAAGAGGTCGACCAGTACCACGACCTTACGGTGAGAGCGAGCGCATTTAGCTTCCAGTACGAACACAACTATCAGGGAGAGGGTGGTGGAACGCAGGGGAACGAACTCGTTATCCCCGCTGACGTCCCGATCGCCACGAACGTGACCGGTACCGACGTCTGGCACACGTTCGGAATCTCCGAGTTCCGCGTGAAAGCGGACGCGATCCCGGGCGAATACGAGAACACCTGGTTCGAAGCCGATGAAACGGGTGTCTACGATACGGGCGTCCAGTGCTACGAACTATGTGGCAGTGGACACAGCGGGATGAACCACGACCTGATCGTCGTGAACGAAGAGCTCTTCGCCGCTGCCATGGACGCAGAGGCACCGGGAGACCTGTACAGCGCAGTCGAGTCCGGTGAGCTCTCGGTCGACGCCACGGCCGAAGAGTTCGAATCGTACATGGCTGCCCAGCAGTCAGACGACGAAGAGAGCGACGGTGGAAACAACAGTGAAGGTGACAGTGGAGACAACAATGACGAAGGTGCAGACAGTCCCGACGAGGGAACGTCCAACAATAACGAACAGACCAACGAGTCCGGAGGTGAGAACTGA